In the Rhodoferax fermentans genome, CTCAGAATTTGCATGCCATGGTCTCCTGAAGAGGGTCCATATCAGAAGGGAAAAATGATGAATAAAAATGGCCAGGAAGTTTGTGCCGAGGTCCTTCGCAGCTGCAACGTCAGAGATACACACACGCCTGCTCTGTGCGTCGGACTCTGTTTTCTTCAGATGAAGGATGTCTGCCATGTTTGAGAAAAGGCGACAACGCATTGACAAGATATTGGCCCTGCTGGAAGTCAATCAGTCACTCCACATCCGCGATGTCGCTCAAATGCTCGAAGTGTCCGAGATGACACTTCGGCGCGACATCGCCCATGGGGACAACCGACTCCTCTATCTCGGTGGTTATCTGGTCAAGCCAGGAACGAACAAGGCCTCCCAGTACAGTCTGGACAGCGAAAAGGGCGTCGGGCTCAAGAACAAGCGTTGGGTCGGTCGCCTTGCAGCCGAACAGATCCAGAGTGGGGACTGCATCTTCATCGACTGCGGTACCACAACACCCCACATCGTGGCTGCCATGCCCAAAGACATCGAGTGCACGGTGATTTGTTATGCAAAGAACATTGCCTACCCACTCTCCAGCTTTCCCAACGTGACCTTGGTGCTGCTGGGCGGTGTCTACTACCCGTCATC is a window encoding:
- a CDS encoding DeoR/GlpR family DNA-binding transcription regulator, which produces MFEKRRQRIDKILALLEVNQSLHIRDVAQMLEVSEMTLRRDIAHGDNRLLYLGGYLVKPGTNKASQYSLDSEKGVGLKNKRWVGRLAAEQIQSGDCIFIDCGTTTPHIVAAMPKDIECTVICYAKNIAYPLSSFPNVTLVLLGGVYYPSSATFYCEESVGYLNKFGINKAFLSAGGVSLERGISCSHLHEVKIKQAILGIAIKKILVVDSGKFGQFRSAFFADFAQIDSVVTDSGIDAETAAKITDSHTELLIAQA